The Stieleria maiorica genome includes the window TGCGCCAATGCAATTGTGCGTGCTCCGCTTCCGACGCCGCCCAAGCATCGACGTCGCCGTCATCACCGCTGGCTGACGGAAGCACAAACAAAAACGAATCCATGAACGCATCATCGATCGGCCCCTGCATCCCGGGACGTTTGCGAAGCTCGGAGTCGTCGATCGATCCCAATTCCCACCGGCCATTGTCGCGGATCAGTTCGGCCGTCCAGGAGCGATCCGATCGGATCGGCGGTCCCTGAATTTCATTCCCATCGATTTCGACGACGGGGCGTTCGGGGAACGAGGCCGGCCATTGACCGGGGGCGAAATCCAAACGCAGGTGGGTGACGTTCGAGGTTTCGACCACGAGTCGCGACGGTGCGGCGTCGGCATCAAGCCGCGCTTGGACGCGCGCGGTTTCCCAGTGGTTAACCAATCCATGCACGGACACCCAGTGCATTCGGTTGTAACGCAGTGTCTGGGTCGTCAAGTCGATCGTTCGCGGCACATCGGGGCGAACCGCGGCGGCAAGCGCGTTCATACGCCGTTCGATTTCGAGCTTGGAATCTTCGTGGATTTTGTGTGCCGTTTGCGGACCGATGATGTGCACCAAATCGATGTCGTGTTGCGTCAGTGCCTGTTCCATCACATCGGCCGCCTGTTTTTGCCGATCGATTTCGCCGCTGTAGGCGACGGTCGGGCAGTGGATCAGGTTGCGTGCCCAGTGGGGGCAATCATAAAGCCGCCACAATGTACGCTGGTAGTCCGGCGTGGAGGTCAGATCTTCGCCTTGGAATGACTTCAAGAACTCGGGGGTTTCGGAGAAACCGGCGCCGGGGTTTGCCGCGAAAAATCGATCCGCATAGTGCGTCGCAAACTGCCAACACGCCGCGCCGCCCATGGAAAAACCACGAACGCTGATGCGGTGATCATCAACGGGAAGTTGGTTGCTGACGTGGTCGAGTGCTTCCAGGACGTCGACTTCGCCGGCAAACTTGAACGCGTTGGCGTAGCGACCATAGGGATGCAACACGAACGTGTCGTCGGGCGTGTACTGGCCGGCGGAGGTTCGCCCCTTGGAAAGGAAACCGACTTCGCTGAGTGTTTCGCCGCGTCCGTGGAACCAGATGTCCAAGCGCCGTGGACGTGAGTCACCATGTGCGTACCCGGCCGGAACCACCAACGCATAGGGTTGATAGGATTGGTCGATTTTTGACTGGTAGCCACCGATGATCAATCGCTGCGTCTCGCCGTCGCCGATGCCGACCACGCGGCTCCAACTGGGCGTGACCGCTGCAACTTCGATCCGCCGCTGTGCCTCGTCGAGCAACGTGACGGCGGCGTCGAAATCTTGCGGCTTGTAGAATTGATCGAACTCCAAGGCGAGTTCGACCGCGCGGGGAAAGACCAGGATTTCGGGCGTCAACCGCGACAACATTTGGTAGGCCTGTTGATGCTGCGCCTGCTGCCATTTGTTGCCTGTACGCGTTTTCTGTTCCGCGCGATTGAGCATTTCACTCCAAATCCGACGGACCGCTTGGCAACCGTCATTCAGTTGCCGCGACTGTGCGTCCTCCAAGGCTTCACCCAGAGGCGGGATTGGCCGGACCGAATCGGGGCGGTTGTCGGCGGGTCCATCCGCAACAGCGATCGACGTCAAACAGAAACCAACAACGACCAGCAACAGACACTTCACGGTGGGACCCTTAACGGCAAGGTGATTCGGCGGGGAAGCGGAAAGTATAGTTGGTTGCGAGTTTCAAGTTCCAAGTTTCAGGTTCCAAACGACATGATCCTGCCAAGTGATAACTGACTCGAAACCTGAAACTAGGTTTTGTCCGAATGGCACGTGCTTAAGCCAATACGCTGAGCCGTAGGCGCTAGCCTCGGGCCTTCCAAGTCTCGAAGGGCAATCCAAGGCCCGCGGCTAGCGCCGTCGGCTCACTAAGCCCGTGCCATTCGGCTTTGTCCCTAAACCCAGCCAGGGTCGTAGGTGGTAGCGGAATTCGCCAAGAATTTCCGCTTTTCCCGTGTGAAGTGCCGCGAATCGAAAGCCTTGGCGGCTTCCGCGACGGGTTTGGGGACAAAGCCTAATTCAACACGGCGTCGGCCCACAGGCTGGGATCTTCGGTGACAGGGTATTCGGGGCCGGCGCCGAGGGTTTGCCAGCCGAGTTCGCGGTCGATGACGGCGTAGTAGAGTGCCAGGCGAGATTGCTCGGCAGGGTCGAACCCCGTCAGTGCGGCGGTGGGAATCAGACCACGGAGTTCGTAGCCGTCGTGCCGCGCGAACGTCTTGATCGACAGCGCGTCGGGGGCGATCGGTTTTGGGTTTCCGCGGGCGCGATGGATTTCGATCAGGGATGCGATCGGGCGTTCGCGTCGTGGTCCGCCACCGGCAGGCATGAACAGGAAACGGTGGCAGTACTGCGTCGCGCGGTGGATGTTGGGGCTGCAACGGGTATCGATCCAAAGATGAAAACCGTCGCTTTCGTCCAGCCGAGTTTCGCGACACCAAGGGACCTGCCGTTTGCCATTGACCAGCACATGGACGCCGAGCCCGGCTTCGGACCACCCCAGCCGCACGTCGGCAAAGACCTTGCGTCCGCCGAGAGCCCCGAACGATGGCATCCGACACGTCTCCGGAAGCTGCAGGCCCTTGGACGTCCATTCCAAATCCGCTTTCTGAACGTCGACTTCAAAACGAAACAGAAACGTCGGATCGATGAAGTCTTTGGTCTTGGAGTTTGAATTGGCCAAGGAGGCGTCCGTCGTGTTTGGGATGAATTCCTCGTTCCGCGGCTCCGCCTTGGAACGCGCTGTGAATTCCTCGTTCCGCGGCTCCGCCTTGGAACGCGCTGTTTGTGTGGCTCCGCCATTCCTCGTTCCGAGGCTCCGCCTTGGAACGCGCTGTTTGTGTGGCTCCGCCTCACGTCACAGTCAGTCCGCGAGGCGGAGCCTCCGATGCATTGTGTTCCCAGGCGGAGCCTGGGAACAAGTGGATGCCGGCTGCGAGGGCTCCTCGCCTCGTCCCCGCCGGATTACAGGGGATGGACTCCTCGCGTCGTCCACTACCGTTTGCCCGAATCTTAAGGCGAGACGAAATACTATCGGTCCCGCGGCACGACCAACTCGCTGATTCGATCGAGTGCCAGTCGCAGCGACTTGGCAGCCATCACAAAATTGGTGTGCCCGCTGACTTCGGGTTGGATTTCCTCGTACAGCTCGGTGGCTTTACGCAGTTTGGAAAGCTTCTTTTTGGCCATCTTTAGGTAGCCGGCATCGTCCTGCACTTGGTCGATCGGCCCGACCGCCAGGATGAAGTCGTAGATGTCTCGAACCACGCTCCGCAGTTCTTCGTCGTCCTCGGCTTCGTCGGCATGTTTCAGGAACGTTCGAACCATCCACAGGTGGGCGACTTGGCGGTCGATCGCTTCGACCCGGTCATGGGCATCGGGCCGGTCGTTTGCATCAGGCACAGTCATTGGCGTCGGTCACGGGAGCGTTCATCTCACAGCGTTTCGGCGGCGGATTCCGGTTGGTGTTCGGAGTCCGATTCGTCGCCGGGTTCCGCGACCGCCGCGGCCGGTTTTTTCGGTGCGTGACCGTGGGGCGTGTTCATCGCGACCAAGACCACGCCGACGACAGTCAGCCCCATGCCGACCCACAGCAGCGGATTGATTTCCAGCGGACCGTGCCCGCGCAGTTTGATGATCGAAACGATCGCGGTGACCGAGACGGCGCCGCCGAACACGATCGGCATCACCAGCAATGCGTTTCCGCGGCTGGTCATCATCGCCGTGGTCAAGCACAGGGCTCCAAAGGCGCCCAGGGTTCCGGCCAAGAATCCCCATTTCGCCGGCAGGAAGTGCGTCATTCCCTCCACGCCCGGCACCGGGCCGGCGTAGCTGAAACTGTCGCCTTTGACCTTCATCATCGCCAGACCGCCGGCGATCGCGATCACCAAATAGGCGATCCCGATGAACACGTAGGGTTTAAACGGCGTCCAGCCATCCGGCGGAAGCAACGGTTTGCCATCGACCCGCGGTGTTTGCGCATTTCCGATCGTCGGGCCGTAGCAGCCCCAGAAGATTGCAGTGCCGAGGGCAAAGAGGATTGGAATCAACATCTTGTTCATGAATACCTAAGCGGAAGTGCTTCGTGGTGGTGGGGGGGGGCCGAATCAGATTTTGTGAAGGAAATGACAAATGTCGCCATCTTGCATGACGTAGTCCTTTCCTTCCACGCGTAGTTTACCGGCTTGGCGAATCTCTTTTTCGCTGCCGTAGGTTTCCAGGTCTTCCAGTGTATAGACTTCACAGCGAATGAAACCCTTTTCAAAGTCGGTGTGGATCACACCCGCCGCTTGGGGAGCGGTCGCACCGACGGGGATTGTCCAGGCCCGGACCTCTTTTTCTCCGGCGGTGAAGTAGCTTTGCAGCCCCAGTGTCTTGTAGGCCGCTTGGGCGATCGTACTGAGTGCCGGTGCGTCCAACCCGACGTCGGCCAACATCTCTTCGCGATCGGCTTCGTCCAGCTCCGCCAGCTCCGCTTCCAGTTTCGCGCTGACGCAGACCACGTTGGCCCCGGATGCCTGGGCGTGCTTTCGGACCTTGTCCACCAGCGGATCTTTGCCTTCCAGGTCGTTTTCGTCGACGTTGGCGACATACAGAATCGGTTTGGCGGTCATCAATCCAAAACTGTGGATCGACTTGGCCTCCGGTTCGGTCAGGTTGAGGGTCCGCAGGGGCTGTTCCGATTCCAAGTGCGCGTTGCATTTTTCGATCGCCGTCACCCGGATTTTGGCCTCCTTGTCACCGCTGCGGGCGGTCCGCTGGGCTTTGGCGAGCGCGTTTTCCAGCGTTTGCAGGTCGGCCAAAACCAATTCGGTTTCGATCGTGTCGATATCGGCCACCGGATCGACGTTGCCCGAGACGTGAATCACATCGGCGTCTTCGAAACAGCGCACCACTTGGACGATCGCGTCGACTTGGCGGATATGGCTGAGAAACTTATTGCCCAAACCCTCTCCGTCGCTCGCACCTTTGACGATTCCCGCGATGTCCACCAACTTCAGTGCCGCTGGAATGGTCTTTTGCGGGGTGATGTATTTCGTGATTCGGCCCAAACGTTCGTCGGGAACGTTGACGATCCCCTCGTTGGGTTCGATCGTGCAAAACGGGTAATTCTCGCTTTGGGCGGCCTGCGAGCTCGTTAACGCGTTAAAAAGCGTGCTCTTGCCAACATTGGGCAATCCGACAATCCCGGCTTCCATGGCTCTGTTCAAACAGGGGGCGTGGGTGAAACGGGAAAGCGTATCATCGGACGCCGGGTTTTCGTAGGCCACGAAGCGGAACCGCTAGCCCTTTCCCAGCCGCTAAAACCCGGCGGCCGGTCGCCTTGTTCGCTCACATTTGCGCCATTCCACTGGTTGCCCCGTGCCCTGTCTGACGAAAGGATCTAATCGCACGACGCGTCTTGATGCTTCAGGGAAGAAACTGGCCGAGCCGCCCCTTTCAACGGGTGGATCCCCCCCTTCGTTTCCTTTCCATCCCCAGGTTTTCGCGTGCGACGCATCTCTCTCGGAATTCTCATTCTGGGCGGCGGAATCCTCTTCTCCCTGCCGTTTCGCAAATCGAAGCTGCCTGATCCCTCGACCGTCCAAGAGGGTTTGAAGGGAACAAGACCGACTTCATTTGACGACGCGTCGATCGAAATGCTGGTCCGCGAGGTGACCGAGGAAGTTCACGTCCCCGTCGTGTACGATCCGCAGACAGACTATTGTCCGCCGGCCCAACCACAACAAACACGACAACTGCCGCTGACCTACCAGGACCTGGCGGTACCGGTGGACCGCGATCCATTCTACGAAAGCCACTTCAACGCAACCGCAGATGTCGCCGCCGGCAATCACGACGCGGATGAATCGCAACGACTGGCCGAATTGGAGCGTCTGTTCGCCGAAACAAAGTACGTGGACCAATCCATCGCAGCGGCGCATCACCACGCGGGACAGCCGGATCAAAGCCCGCCACCGGTAATCGCCCCCGATGGCAAGCAGTGGACGTTTCAGAACGCGATCGGTGAACCCCCGTCGTTAGCGACGCGCTCGTCGAATCCCGCCGGACCACCCTCGATCGTCGGCGCTCAACTGGCCAGTTCCGATTCGATCGGGAAGCCGGTCGGCGAATCCCAGTCGCGTGAGGCTTCGGTGCTCTCGCCCCTGCCGCCACCGGATGATCGCGCCGATGGAATCGACGTCGACCGTCCTCGTCATTG containing:
- the ychF gene encoding redox-regulated ATPase YchF, whose protein sequence is MEAGIVGLPNVGKSTLFNALTSSQAAQSENYPFCTIEPNEGIVNVPDERLGRITKYITPQKTIPAALKLVDIAGIVKGASDGEGLGNKFLSHIRQVDAIVQVVRCFEDADVIHVSGNVDPVADIDTIETELVLADLQTLENALAKAQRTARSGDKEAKIRVTAIEKCNAHLESEQPLRTLNLTEPEAKSIHSFGLMTAKPILYVANVDENDLEGKDPLVDKVRKHAQASGANVVCVSAKLEAELAELDEADREEMLADVGLDAPALSTIAQAAYKTLGLQSYFTAGEKEVRAWTIPVGATAPQAAGVIHTDFEKGFIRCEVYTLEDLETYGSEKEIRQAGKLRVEGKDYVMQDGDICHFLHKI
- a CDS encoding amidohydrolase; this encodes MTVPDANDRPDAHDRVEAIDRQVAHLWMVRTFLKHADEAEDDEELRSVVRDIYDFILAVGPIDQVQDDAGYLKMAKKKLSKLRKATELYEEIQPEVSGHTNFVMAAKSLRLALDRISELVVPRDR
- a CDS encoding DOMON domain-containing protein — translated: MANSNSKTKDFIDPTFLFRFEVDVQKADLEWTSKGLQLPETCRMPSFGALGGRKVFADVRLGWSEAGLGVHVLVNGKRQVPWCRETRLDESDGFHLWIDTRCSPNIHRATQYCHRFLFMPAGGGPRRERPIASLIEIHRARGNPKPIAPDALSIKTFARHDGYELRGLIPTAALTGFDPAEQSRLALYYAVIDRELGWQTLGAGPEYPVTEDPSLWADAVLN
- a CDS encoding prolyl oligopeptidase family serine peptidase, producing MKCLLLVVVGFCLTSIAVADGPADNRPDSVRPIPPLGEALEDAQSRQLNDGCQAVRRIWSEMLNRAEQKTRTGNKWQQAQHQQAYQMLSRLTPEILVFPRAVELALEFDQFYKPQDFDAAVTLLDEAQRRIEVAAVTPSWSRVVGIGDGETQRLIIGGYQSKIDQSYQPYALVVPAGYAHGDSRPRRLDIWFHGRGETLSEVGFLSKGRTSAGQYTPDDTFVLHPYGRYANAFKFAGEVDVLEALDHVSNQLPVDDHRISVRGFSMGGAACWQFATHYADRFFAANPGAGFSETPEFLKSFQGEDLTSTPDYQRTLWRLYDCPHWARNLIHCPTVAYSGEIDRQKQAADVMEQALTQHDIDLVHIIGPQTAHKIHEDSKLEIERRMNALAAAVRPDVPRTIDLTTQTLRYNRMHWVSVHGLVNHWETARVQARLDADAAPSRLVVETSNVTHLRLDFAPGQWPASFPERPVVEIDGNEIQGPPIRSDRSWTAELIRDNGRWELGSIDDSELRKRPGMQGPIDDAFMDSFLFVLPSASGDDGDVDAWAASEAEHAQLHWRKHFRGDIQSVSDRELTKQQIESHNLILFGDPRSNSVIARLADSLPVRWGEDSIQLGGRSFSRRGHAVAMVYPNPLNPDRYIVINSGFTFREYDYLNNARQTPKLPDWAIIDITDGATMRDPGKVQAAGFFNERWMP